The Mesorhizobium opportunistum WSM2075 DNA window GCCGAGTTGAGCGCCAACCGCGGCATCACCGCCGGTTTCAATCCGGTGACCGAACTTTCGGCCGATCCGCACCGCATGGTGGTCAACCCACGCCCGATCTTCTCGCCGGTCGACCAGCCGCTCGAATTCCGGCTGGACGAGCTGGGCATGAACAGCACCGAAGGCTGCGAGAGCCAGGGCGAGATCAACGGCTTCCGGCTGCTGCGCGTCGAGGCTCGGGACGGCGGCACGACCAGGCTGCTGCACGAGGACAAGTCAGTCCCCAAGAGCCGCGGCTGCCCGAACGGCTACAGCATCGGTGCGGTCCAGACGTTCTCGATGGACAGCCTCAGCGCCTATGCCGTGGTGATCGCGGTGCGCCAGTACGGTTTCGAGGGGCCGGACTACCGCTGGATCGCCGTGACGGGCCGCCTGTGACACCGCACGCCGCCAGCCCCGGCCCGAACTATGTCCGCCGCGCCTTGCCGGGGTGGCGGACGGCGTTTCTCGGCGCCCTGGTGTGGGCCGTGATGATGGGCGGCAGCGCGCTTCTCAATCTGCTGCTGGACGATTGGGAGACGCCGGAGAAGATACGCACCGTGTCGCTGCTCTTTGCGATGGGTGGAACCCTGGCCTTTCCGTTTGGCCTGTTTGCGGCGCAGTTGCTGTCTCTCGGAAGGCGCCGGGAAGTTGCCTTCGCGGCAGCGTTCGTGTGCCTCGCCGCAGCGACGATCGGCTTGACCGGCGGGCTCTACGCCCTGCAATACCGCTCCTACTATGCCGAGTGGCATGCGCCTGCCCTCACCCACACCTGGGCTCTCCAGCTCGTCTTCACGACCTTGATCGCGTTCTACCAGTTCGTGGTGCTGGGTATCCGGCTTTACTTTCCGCTCGGTTTCATCGCCTTGTTCGCCGCGAGCGCATGGTTTGCGCGGCGGCGGCGTTGAGCATTTTGTCCGCCTCTGTTAG harbors:
- a CDS encoding DUF2259 domain-containing protein, with the translated sequence MRILLLFAVCLLAQVTTPIVARAGDVAELEILGFTKDGGVFAFEEYGVQDGSGFPYANRYYIDTNDDSFLKGTPIRVRLDDETATLEAARLQARQKGEAIVSQAELSANRGITAGFNPVTELSADPHRMVVNPRPIFSPVDQPLEFRLDELGMNSTEGCESQGEINGFRLLRVEARDGGTTRLLHEDKSVPKSRGCPNGYSIGAVQTFSMDSLSAYAVVIAVRQYGFEGPDYRWIAVTGRL